From the genome of Aquila chrysaetos chrysaetos chromosome 12, bAquChr1.4, whole genome shotgun sequence, one region includes:
- the RPL36 gene encoding 60S ribosomal protein L36, producing MAIRYPMAVGLNKGYKVTKNVSKPRQCRRRGRLTKHTKFVRDMIREVCGFAPYERRAMELLKVSKDKRALKFIKKRVGTHIRAKRKREELSNVLAAMRKAAAKKD from the exons ATGGCGATCCGCTACCCCATGGCCGTTGGCCTCAACAAGGGCTACAAGGTGACGAAGAACGTGTCCAAGCCCAGGCAGTGCCGCCGCCGCGGG CGCCTGACCAAACACACCAAGTTTGTGCGAGACATGATCAGGGAAGTCTGTGGCTTTGCACCCTATGAGAGACGTGCTATGGAATTGCTGAAAGTTTCCAAAGATAAACGTGCTCTGAAGTTCATAAAGAAAAGG GTTGGCACTCACATTCGGGCCAAGCGAAAGCGGGAAGAACTCAGTAACGTCCTGGCAGCCATGAGGAAAGCTGCTGCGAAGAAGGATTGA